In Streptomyces sclerotialus, one genomic interval encodes:
- a CDS encoding ABC transporter substrate-binding protein, which translates to MSARSIRGVAAAALATTLALGAAACSTPSDGTGAAGPKDSAVVGIAYEPDSLSPLLGYGKDGNSKIFDGLLTHDADMKLEPALAAKLPEISDDGRTYTYTLRKGVEFSDGKPFTADDVVFTYRTILDAKTNNASKAELDAIRSVEKKDDHTVVFHLKYPYAPFAERTVLPIAPEHIAGKQDVNNGSFTTHPVGTGPYVLTRWSKGEKLTFKANPHYWGGAPEVKNFTMAIIKDDDVRATRLRSGDLDGAILPPNLAAAFKSAQDKKTYTAKTFDYRNVTLPSANPVTGAKAVRRALDLAVDRDAMVKGILNGAGKPAYGPVPTDSPWFAKGTERPHDLKQAERILDDAGWKKGPDGIRKKGGQRASFTLWYLSGDKLRQEHALAFASDAKKAGIEAKVESGTWEVIEPRMKHDAVLAGGGSPADPDFDQYLLLHSSLAGDGFNNMSRYRNEKIDRALVDARRTDDHDRRKAGYDTVQRALEKDPAYIFLTHIDHLYVVDDKWRVPGEKGLTTQVEPHDHGLASGPWWNVEDWQPKK; encoded by the coding sequence ATGTCCGCCCGGTCCATACGAGGAGTGGCAGCAGCGGCCCTGGCGACGACGCTGGCCCTCGGCGCCGCCGCCTGCTCCACGCCGTCCGACGGCACGGGCGCCGCGGGCCCGAAGGACTCGGCCGTGGTCGGCATCGCGTACGAACCGGACAGCCTCAGCCCGCTGCTGGGCTACGGCAAGGACGGCAACTCCAAGATCTTTGACGGGCTGCTCACCCACGACGCGGACATGAAGCTCGAGCCGGCGCTCGCCGCGAAGCTCCCCGAGATCTCCGACGACGGCCGGACCTACACCTACACCCTGCGCAAGGGCGTGGAGTTCAGTGACGGCAAGCCCTTCACCGCCGACGACGTGGTCTTCACCTACCGGACCATCCTCGACGCGAAGACCAACAACGCCTCCAAGGCCGAGCTCGACGCGATCAGAAGTGTGGAGAAGAAGGACGACCACACCGTGGTCTTCCACCTCAAGTACCCGTATGCGCCGTTCGCCGAGCGCACCGTACTGCCGATCGCCCCGGAGCACATCGCGGGCAAGCAGGACGTGAACAACGGGTCCTTCACCACCCACCCGGTCGGCACCGGCCCGTACGTCCTCACCCGCTGGTCCAAGGGCGAGAAGCTCACTTTCAAGGCCAACCCGCACTACTGGGGCGGCGCGCCCGAGGTGAAGAACTTCACCATGGCGATCATCAAGGACGACGACGTGCGCGCCACCCGGCTGCGCTCCGGCGACCTCGACGGCGCCATCCTGCCGCCCAACCTCGCCGCCGCCTTCAAGTCCGCGCAGGACAAGAAGACGTACACGGCGAAGACCTTCGACTACCGCAACGTCACACTGCCCAGCGCCAACCCGGTTACCGGCGCCAAGGCCGTCCGCCGCGCCCTGGACCTCGCCGTGGACCGCGACGCCATGGTCAAGGGCATCCTGAACGGCGCGGGCAAGCCCGCCTACGGGCCCGTGCCCACCGACAGCCCCTGGTTCGCCAAGGGCACCGAGCGCCCGCACGACCTGAAGCAGGCCGAGCGCATCCTGGACGACGCGGGCTGGAAGAAGGGCCCGGACGGCATCCGCAAGAAGGGCGGGCAGCGCGCGTCCTTCACCCTCTGGTACCTCTCCGGCGACAAGCTCCGCCAGGAGCACGCCCTCGCCTTCGCCTCCGACGCCAAGAAGGCCGGCATCGAGGCCAAGGTCGAGTCCGGCACCTGGGAGGTCATCGAGCCGCGCATGAAGCACGACGCGGTGCTCGCGGGCGGCGGCAGCCCCGCCGACCCCGACTTCGACCAGTACCTGCTGCTGCACTCCTCGCTCGCGGGCGACGGCTTCAACAACATGTCGCGGTACAGGAACGAGAAGATCGACCGGGCGCTCGTCGACGCCCGCCGCACCGACGACCACGACCGCCGCAAGGCCGGGTACGACACCGTCCAGCGCGCGCTGGAGAAGGACCCCGCGTACATCTTCCTCACCCACATCGACCACCTCTACGTGGTCGACGACAAGTGGCGGGTGCCGGGGGAGAAGGGCCTGACCACCCAGGTCGAGCCGCACGACCACGGTCTGGCCTCCGGCCCCTGGTGGAACGTCGAGGACTGGCAGCCCAAGAAGTGA
- a CDS encoding family 2B encapsulin nanocompartment shell protein, with protein MTVPEETLSDTGGESQNSNLTSLATTAARNLATTTKTVPQMQNITSRWLLRLLPWVEVSGGTYRVNRRLTYAIGDGHIEFAADGGELRVIPDELRELPALRDFTDGEVLGALAERFERQQYEAGDVIAEAGTAADRVVLVAHGRVDRIGTGKYGDEAVLGALAGGDHLGDRPFTDPEATWQFTYRAVTRVTVLSLPGSALAELRDRSEGLRDHLESARSGAPAPHNESGEAAIRIASGHHGEPVLDSTFVDYELSPREYELSVAQTVLRTHTRVGDLYNDPMNQVEEQLRLTIEALRERQEHEMVNNREFGLLHNADPRQRIPTRSGPPTPDDMDELLSTVWKEPSFLLAHPKAIAAFGRECSKRGLYPTAVDFMGHSLPSWRGVPIFPCGKIPVSGDGTSSIFVMRTGEERQGVVGLHQTGIPDEYQPSLSVRFMGVDDKAVLNYLVSAYYSAAVLVPDALGILDDVAIGH; from the coding sequence GTGACGGTTCCGGAAGAAACACTCTCCGACACCGGAGGCGAAAGCCAGAATTCGAACCTGACCAGTCTGGCCACGACTGCCGCGCGCAATCTGGCGACCACCACCAAGACCGTACCGCAGATGCAGAACATCACCTCGCGGTGGCTGCTGCGTCTGCTGCCCTGGGTGGAGGTCTCCGGTGGCACCTACCGCGTCAACCGCCGCCTGACCTACGCCATCGGGGACGGGCACATCGAATTCGCCGCGGACGGCGGGGAGCTGCGCGTCATCCCCGACGAGCTGCGCGAGCTGCCCGCACTGCGGGATTTCACCGACGGCGAGGTGCTCGGCGCACTCGCCGAGCGGTTCGAGCGGCAGCAGTACGAAGCGGGTGACGTGATCGCCGAGGCGGGGACCGCGGCCGACCGTGTCGTGCTCGTCGCGCACGGCAGGGTGGACCGGATCGGCACGGGCAAGTACGGCGACGAGGCCGTGCTGGGCGCGCTGGCCGGCGGTGACCACCTCGGCGACCGGCCCTTCACGGACCCCGAGGCCACCTGGCAGTTCACCTACCGGGCGGTGACCCGGGTGACCGTCCTGTCCCTGCCCGGCAGCGCGCTGGCCGAGCTCCGGGACCGTTCGGAGGGGCTGCGGGACCACCTGGAGTCGGCGCGGTCCGGCGCCCCGGCACCGCACAACGAGAGCGGCGAGGCGGCCATAAGGATCGCTTCGGGCCATCACGGCGAGCCGGTCCTCGACAGCACCTTCGTGGACTACGAGCTGTCCCCGAGGGAGTACGAGCTGAGCGTCGCGCAGACCGTGCTGCGCACCCACACGCGCGTCGGGGACCTCTACAACGACCCGATGAACCAGGTCGAGGAGCAGCTGCGGCTGACCATCGAGGCGCTGCGCGAGCGGCAGGAGCACGAGATGGTCAACAACCGCGAGTTCGGCCTGCTGCACAACGCCGACCCGCGGCAGCGGATCCCCACCCGCAGCGGCCCGCCCACCCCCGACGACATGGACGAACTGCTCTCGACCGTATGGAAGGAGCCGTCCTTCCTGCTGGCCCACCCGAAGGCCATCGCGGCCTTCGGCCGGGAGTGCAGCAAGCGTGGCCTGTATCCGACGGCCGTGGACTTCATGGGCCACTCCCTGCCGTCCTGGCGTGGAGTGCCCATCTTCCCCTGCGGCAAGATCCCCGTCAGCGGCGACGGCACCAGCTCGATCTTCGTGATGCGTACCGGCGAGGAGCGCCAGGGTGTCGTGGGGCTGCACCAGACCGGAATTCCCGATGAATATCAGCCAAGCCTGTCCGTCCGCTTCATGGGCGTCGACGACAAGGCCGTTCTGAACTACCTCGTGAGTGCCTACTACTCCGCGGCCGTCCTGGTCCCGGACGCACTCGGAATTCTCGACGACGTGGCGATCGGCCACTGA
- a CDS encoding ABC transporter ATP-binding protein, translated as MLELTDITAGYDPARPVVRDVSLRVAPGEAVGLLGPSGCGKSTLAKVAVLLHRPERGTVVVDGQAAPGWRHRAPRALRTAFGVVFQQPRLAADPRLRLEDLIAEPLRAAGRRGEAAERLAELVQRVGLSPELLGRRPHEVSDGQLQRACLARALVLRPRWLICDEMTAMLDASTTAALVAVVEEYRRMTGAGLLAVGHDRVLLERWCDRTVRWESLEPAAR; from the coding sequence ATGCTTGAACTGACGGACATCACCGCCGGCTACGACCCCGCCAGGCCCGTGGTCCGCGACGTCTCCCTGCGGGTGGCCCCCGGCGAGGCGGTCGGACTGCTCGGCCCCAGCGGCTGCGGCAAGTCCACGCTCGCCAAGGTCGCGGTCCTGCTGCACCGGCCCGAGCGGGGGACCGTCGTCGTGGACGGGCAGGCGGCGCCCGGCTGGCGGCACCGCGCACCGCGCGCCCTCCGTACCGCCTTCGGTGTCGTCTTCCAGCAACCCAGGCTCGCCGCCGACCCCCGGCTGCGCCTCGAAGACCTGATCGCCGAGCCGCTGCGCGCGGCCGGCCGCCGCGGTGAGGCCGCCGAACGGCTCGCCGAGCTGGTGCAGCGGGTCGGCCTGAGCCCCGAACTCCTCGGCCGCCGCCCGCACGAGGTCAGCGACGGCCAGCTGCAACGCGCCTGCCTCGCCCGCGCCCTGGTCCTCCGCCCACGCTGGCTGATCTGCGACGAGATGACCGCGATGCTGGACGCCTCCACCACGGCCGCGCTGGTGGCGGTGGTGGAGGAGTACCGCAGGATGACCGGCGCGGGCCTGCTGGCCGTCGGTCACGACCGGGTGCTGCTGGAACGGTGGTGCGACCGTACGGTCCGCTGGGAGTCGCTGGAGCCGGCCGCCCGGTGA
- a CDS encoding family 2B encapsulin nanocompartment shell protein: MTTSLDPTSGLDDSSNEQARSSLATAAARNLATTTKTVPQMQGISSRWLLRVLPWTEVSGGTYRVNRRLSHTLGDGRVEFTSTGSEVRVIPVELRELAPLRGLTDQAALEALAGRFEQRDFAPGDVLVERGTPTDRILLVAHGKLERVGQGKYGDDTVLGVLADGDHVGATALLGGDGTWEHTVRAVTRGTALVLPRSAVQEVTGQSEALRSHIEEFRSALVPAQNKHGEAAIEVASGHVGEPQLPGTYVDYELAPREYELSVAQTVLKIHSRVADLYNDPMNQLDQQLRLTVEALRERQEHEMINNKEFGLLHNADLKQRLHTRSGPPTPDDLDDLISRRRKTQVLLAHPRTIAAIGREWNARGIYPTGVEFGGQEVRAWRGIPLLPCNKIPINPDQTSSILAMRLGEENQGVVGLHQTGIPDEYQPGLSVRFMGINEQAVIRYLVSAYFSAAVLVPDALGVLEDVEIGH, encoded by the coding sequence ATGACCACTTCGCTCGACCCGACGTCCGGCCTCGACGACTCCTCGAACGAACAGGCCCGGTCGAGCCTCGCCACGGCGGCGGCACGGAATCTGGCCACCACCACCAAGACCGTGCCGCAGATGCAGGGGATCTCCTCCCGCTGGCTGCTGCGCGTCCTGCCCTGGACGGAGGTCTCCGGCGGTACGTACCGGGTGAACCGCCGGCTCAGCCACACCCTCGGCGACGGCCGCGTGGAGTTCACCAGCACCGGCAGCGAGGTCCGCGTCATCCCCGTCGAGCTGCGGGAGCTGGCACCGCTGCGCGGGCTCACCGACCAGGCGGCACTGGAGGCCCTGGCCGGCCGCTTCGAGCAGCGCGACTTCGCCCCGGGGGACGTGCTCGTCGAGCGCGGCACGCCCACGGACCGGATCCTGCTGGTCGCGCACGGCAAGCTGGAGCGCGTGGGCCAGGGCAAGTACGGCGACGACACCGTGCTCGGCGTGCTCGCCGACGGCGACCACGTGGGCGCGACGGCGCTGCTCGGCGGGGACGGGACGTGGGAGCACACCGTCCGGGCCGTGACCCGGGGTACCGCGCTGGTGCTGCCCCGTTCCGCGGTCCAGGAGGTGACCGGTCAGTCCGAGGCGCTGCGCAGCCACATCGAGGAGTTCCGCTCCGCGCTGGTCCCGGCGCAGAACAAGCACGGCGAGGCGGCCATCGAGGTGGCGTCCGGCCATGTCGGCGAGCCGCAGCTGCCGGGCACGTACGTGGACTACGAGCTGGCGCCGCGGGAGTACGAGCTGAGCGTCGCGCAGACCGTGCTGAAGATCCACAGCCGGGTCGCCGACCTCTACAACGACCCGATGAACCAGCTGGACCAGCAGCTGCGGCTGACGGTCGAGGCGCTGCGCGAGCGGCAAGAGCACGAGATGATCAACAACAAGGAGTTCGGCCTGCTGCACAACGCCGATCTCAAGCAGCGCCTGCACACCCGTTCCGGCCCGCCCACCCCGGACGACCTGGACGACCTGATCTCGCGCCGCCGGAAGACCCAGGTACTCCTGGCGCACCCGCGCACCATCGCGGCCATCGGCCGGGAGTGGAACGCCCGGGGCATCTACCCGACGGGCGTGGAGTTCGGCGGCCAGGAGGTACGGGCCTGGCGCGGCATCCCGCTGCTGCCCTGCAACAAGATCCCGATCAACCCCGACCAGACCAGCTCCATCCTCGCCATGCGTCTGGGCGAGGAGAACCAGGGCGTGGTGGGCCTGCACCAGACGGGCATCCCGGACGAGTACCAGCCGGGCCTGTCGGTGCGCTTCATGGGCATCAACGAGCAGGCGGTCATCCGGTACTTGGTCAGCGCGTACTTCTCGGCCGCCGTGCTGGTGCCGGACGCGCTGGGTGTCCTGGAGGACGTCGAGATCGGGCACTGA
- a CDS encoding N-acetylmuramoyl-L-alanine amidase: MQYDRPQPSRRRLLTGAAAAAAAFIPLGTGLTHAAPQRSGSALRAAYPDVHWTPAAPANYTAADRPAQYGIDRVIVHVTQETYADTVKIFQNPKKQVSAHYCVRSADGYIGQFVREDDVAWHAGNWGYNTRSIGIEHEGWVDQPQWFTDVMCEQSALLTAAICTRYGIPRDRQHVIGHVEVPGTDHTDPGRYWDWARYMSLVKAAP, translated from the coding sequence ATGCAGTACGACCGCCCCCAGCCGTCCCGCCGCAGGCTGCTCACCGGTGCCGCCGCCGCGGCCGCCGCCTTCATCCCCCTCGGTACCGGCCTGACGCACGCCGCCCCTCAGCGCTCCGGCAGCGCCCTGCGCGCCGCCTACCCCGACGTGCACTGGACGCCGGCCGCCCCCGCCAACTACACCGCGGCCGACCGCCCGGCGCAGTACGGGATCGACAGGGTGATCGTCCACGTCACGCAGGAGACGTACGCCGACACCGTGAAGATCTTCCAGAACCCGAAGAAGCAGGTCTCCGCGCACTACTGCGTGCGCTCGGCCGACGGGTACATAGGCCAGTTCGTCCGCGAGGACGACGTCGCCTGGCACGCGGGCAACTGGGGCTACAACACCCGCAGCATCGGCATCGAGCACGAGGGCTGGGTGGACCAGCCGCAGTGGTTCACCGACGTGATGTGCGAGCAGTCCGCGCTCCTCACCGCCGCGATCTGCACGCGGTACGGCATACCGAGGGACCGTCAGCACGTCATCGGGCACGTCGAGGTGCCCGGGACTGACCACACGGACCCGGGCCGCTACTGGGACTGGGCGCGCTACATGAGCCTGGTGAAGGCGGCCCCCTGA
- a CDS encoding ABC transporter ATP-binding protein produces MRGGRHIAAVTDASFDLAPGECLALVGESGCGKSVLASALLGLLPGNARTAGAAVLTGTPADGSPRPGAAGSAPLPGIDLLTATERELARSVRGRRVGLVPQSPAAHLTPVRTVRAQLEETVRELTDVPRHELRSAAEGAAERAAFPADHLDRYPHQLSGGLAQRAATALALVGEAPLLIADEPTTGLDRDLVDRTVDELRRHADDGRALLMITHDLAAAERIADRVAVMYAGRIVELADAAEFFGTPGPRHPYARGLLDALPERAFAPIPGLPPELGALPDGCAFAARCPHATAACATVPEPVDGVACHHVPTDAQAHAQEPADA; encoded by the coding sequence ATGCGCGGCGGCCGGCACATCGCCGCGGTCACCGACGCCTCCTTCGACCTCGCGCCCGGCGAGTGCCTGGCCCTGGTCGGCGAGAGCGGCTGCGGCAAGTCCGTCCTGGCCTCCGCGCTGCTCGGCCTGCTGCCCGGCAACGCGCGGACCGCCGGCGCCGCCGTGCTCACCGGGACGCCCGCCGACGGCTCACCGCGGCCCGGCGCCGCCGGCAGCGCACCGCTGCCCGGCATCGACCTGCTCACCGCCACCGAGCGCGAGCTCGCCCGCAGCGTGCGCGGCCGGCGGGTCGGCCTGGTCCCGCAGAGCCCGGCCGCGCACCTCACGCCCGTACGCACCGTACGGGCCCAGCTGGAGGAGACCGTCCGGGAGCTGACGGACGTCCCCCGCCACGAACTGCGCTCGGCTGCAGAGGGGGCAGCCGAGCGCGCGGCCTTCCCCGCCGACCACCTCGACCGGTACCCGCACCAGCTCTCCGGGGGCCTCGCGCAGCGCGCGGCCACCGCGCTCGCGCTGGTCGGCGAGGCGCCGCTGCTGATCGCCGACGAGCCGACCACCGGGCTGGACCGCGACCTGGTCGACCGTACGGTGGACGAGCTGCGCCGGCACGCGGACGACGGACGCGCACTGCTGATGATCACGCACGACCTCGCGGCGGCCGAACGGATCGCCGACCGGGTCGCCGTCATGTACGCGGGCCGGATCGTCGAACTGGCTGACGCGGCGGAGTTCTTCGGTACGCCGGGCCCGCGGCACCCGTATGCGCGCGGGCTGCTCGACGCCCTCCCGGAACGCGCCTTCGCCCCCATCCCCGGCCTGCCGCCCGAGCTCGGCGCGCTCCCGGACGGCTGTGCCTTCGCCGCCCGCTGCCCGCACGCCACGGCCGCCTGCGCGACCGTCCCCGAACCGGTCGACGGCGTGGCCTGCCACCACGTACCGACGGACGCGCAGGCCCACGCACAGGAGCCCGCCGATGCTTGA
- a CDS encoding phosphatidylinositol-specific phospholipase C/glycerophosphodiester phosphodiesterase family protein: MASVCAALLAGAAAPATARGREPHGTADRGPAPLRRAHAHNDYAHDRPLFDALDHGFGSVEADIWLVDGRLLVAHEESELDPRRTLEALYLDPLWSLVRKNGGTVYRGHRLSLQLLVDIKTAGAPAYRELARRLRPYAPMLSVCAADRVRTRAVTAVISGDRGAREPMAAEKVRRAFYDGRLTDLGTAAPASFVPLVSANWSERFGWRGAGPIPGAERAELHRIVAAAHGEGRRLRFWATPDAPGPEREAVWRELLAAGVDHLNTDDLAGLERFLRAAGR, encoded by the coding sequence GTGGCGTCGGTATGCGCCGCCCTCCTGGCGGGGGCGGCGGCGCCGGCCACCGCCCGGGGGAGGGAGCCGCACGGCACGGCGGACCGTGGCCCGGCACCGCTGCGCCGGGCCCACGCCCACAACGACTACGCGCACGACCGCCCCCTGTTCGACGCGCTGGACCACGGGTTCGGCAGCGTCGAGGCCGACATCTGGCTCGTGGACGGACGACTGCTGGTCGCCCACGAGGAGTCGGAGCTGGACCCGCGGCGCACCCTGGAAGCGCTGTACCTCGATCCCCTGTGGTCGCTGGTCAGGAAGAACGGCGGCACGGTGTACCGGGGCCACCGGCTGTCCCTGCAACTCCTCGTCGACATCAAGACCGCCGGCGCACCGGCCTACCGTGAACTGGCCCGCCGCCTGCGGCCGTACGCGCCGATGCTCAGCGTCTGCGCGGCGGACCGGGTCCGCACGCGTGCCGTCACCGCCGTGATCTCGGGCGATCGGGGCGCACGCGAGCCGATGGCGGCGGAGAAGGTGCGCCGGGCCTTCTACGACGGCCGGCTGACCGACCTCGGCACGGCGGCGCCCGCCTCCTTCGTCCCGCTGGTCTCCGCGAACTGGTCCGAGCGGTTCGGCTGGCGGGGCGCGGGACCGATACCCGGGGCCGAGCGCGCCGAACTGCACCGGATCGTGGCCGCCGCCCACGGGGAGGGGCGGCGGCTGCGCTTCTGGGCCACGCCGGACGCGCCGGGCCCCGAACGCGAAGCCGTGTGGCGGGAACTGCTCGCGGCGGGCGTGGATCACCTCAACACCGATGACCTGGCCGGACTGGAGCGCTTCCTGCGCGCGGCCGGCCGGTGA
- a CDS encoding ABC transporter permease — translation MAELTWHPARSGTSKDRGNRTLRVGSSAVVMAVVLLAVLLVPPLVPVDAQAVDLAAKLRPPSLAHPFGTDEVGRDLLLRCVYGLRVSLLVGVVAALTATVIGTAVGALAGALGGWADRAVMRVVDLFSSVPHLLMGIFIVAMFRPGVWPVIISVGLTHWLSTARIVRAEVLSLRGRPFVDAAVSGGASRWRVAVRHLLPGVLPRAGLAAVLMVPHAIWHESALSFLGLGLPAHEASLGIMVNSARSSLLAGDWWPTLFPGLFIIVPTLAVAGLAGAWRERLDPRRRSELML, via the coding sequence ATGGCTGAGCTCACCTGGCACCCGGCGCGGTCCGGCACCTCGAAGGACCGCGGCAACCGCACCCTGAGGGTGGGCAGCTCGGCCGTCGTCATGGCCGTGGTCCTGCTCGCCGTGCTCCTCGTACCGCCGCTCGTCCCCGTGGACGCGCAGGCCGTCGACCTCGCCGCCAAGCTGCGGCCGCCGTCGCTCGCGCACCCCTTCGGGACCGACGAGGTCGGCCGGGACCTGCTGCTGCGCTGCGTCTACGGGCTGCGCGTCTCCCTTCTGGTCGGCGTGGTCGCCGCGCTCACCGCCACGGTCATCGGCACCGCGGTCGGCGCGCTCGCCGGCGCCCTCGGCGGCTGGGCGGACCGGGCCGTGATGCGGGTCGTCGACCTCTTCTCGTCCGTGCCGCACCTGCTGATGGGCATCTTCATCGTGGCGATGTTCCGGCCCGGCGTCTGGCCGGTGATCATTTCGGTGGGGCTCACGCACTGGCTGTCCACCGCGCGCATCGTCCGGGCCGAAGTGCTGTCGCTGCGCGGCCGCCCGTTCGTGGACGCGGCGGTCTCCGGGGGCGCCTCGCGGTGGCGGGTGGCCGTACGCCACCTCCTGCCCGGCGTGCTGCCACGGGCCGGGCTCGCCGCCGTCCTGATGGTGCCGCACGCCATCTGGCACGAGTCCGCGCTGTCCTTCCTGGGGCTCGGCCTGCCCGCCCACGAGGCGAGCCTGGGCATCATGGTCAACTCGGCGCGCAGCTCCCTGCTGGCGGGCGACTGGTGGCCCACGCTCTTCCCCGGCCTGTTCATCATCGTGCCCACCCTCGCCGTCGCCGGCCTCGCGGGCGCCTGGCGGGAACGGCTCGACCCGCGCCGCCGATCGGAGCTGATGCTGTGA
- a CDS encoding phosphodiester glycosidase family protein, whose product MKQRFGRVRAVLTVLVTAGVLAGGGVAGGGSAAASGDALRAGRAAPAASGVTYAQFSLAVPRGTAHGHLLTVDLRRPGVSVDLLYAGSVGARKAVSAMAGAQRAVAGVNGDFFNITETQHPGVEPTGASVGPAIAAGQRLKSAVPDGQRFGPALPPGTTAEDVIAVGADRRARLDRLSLRGSVTTPDGRLPLRGLNLYALPVGGIGAYTPQWGTTSRVRATCGTDTDRAAPCSTDTTEVTVRRGRVEKIADTPGRGGVPEGTTVLVGREEGAQQLRKLSVGERVRVTERLAGQRPGAPRFAVGGFPVLRDGAPLPGLDTVASAVRTAAGVGGGGHVLYLLALDGTKGNAGLTIGELAWLMQRLGARDAVNLDGGGSSTLVLRDPGSGTATVRNHPSGGAERPVPNGIGVFARQP is encoded by the coding sequence GTGAAGCAGCGATTCGGTCGTGTTCGCGCAGTACTGACGGTTCTGGTGACGGCCGGCGTGCTGGCCGGCGGAGGGGTGGCGGGCGGCGGGAGCGCGGCCGCCTCGGGGGACGCGCTCCGGGCGGGCCGGGCGGCCCCGGCGGCGTCCGGGGTGACGTACGCGCAGTTCTCGTTGGCGGTGCCGCGGGGCACGGCACACGGGCATCTGCTGACGGTGGACCTGAGAAGACCGGGGGTCTCGGTCGACCTGCTGTACGCGGGATCGGTCGGGGCCCGTAAGGCGGTGTCCGCGATGGCCGGCGCGCAGCGCGCGGTGGCCGGCGTGAACGGGGACTTCTTCAACATAACGGAGACGCAGCACCCCGGGGTCGAGCCGACCGGGGCCTCCGTAGGGCCCGCGATCGCCGCCGGGCAGCGGCTGAAGTCGGCGGTGCCGGACGGCCAGCGGTTCGGGCCCGCGCTGCCGCCCGGCACGACGGCCGAGGACGTCATCGCGGTGGGCGCCGACCGGCGGGCCCGGCTGGACCGGCTGTCGCTGCGCGGCTCGGTGACCACGCCGGACGGGCGGCTGCCGCTGCGCGGGCTGAACCTGTACGCGCTGCCGGTCGGCGGTATCGGCGCCTACACCCCGCAGTGGGGCACCACGTCCCGGGTGCGCGCCACCTGCGGTACGGACACCGACCGCGCGGCCCCGTGCAGCACGGACACCACCGAGGTCACGGTGCGCAGGGGCCGGGTCGAGAAGATCGCGGACACGCCGGGGCGCGGCGGTGTGCCCGAGGGGACGACCGTCCTCGTCGGCCGCGAGGAGGGCGCACAGCAGCTGCGGAAGCTGTCGGTGGGCGAGCGGGTGCGGGTGACCGAACGGCTGGCGGGGCAGCGGCCGGGGGCGCCACGGTTCGCGGTGGGCGGCTTCCCGGTGCTGCGGGACGGTGCGCCGCTCCCCGGCCTGGACACCGTCGCGTCGGCGGTGCGGACCGCGGCGGGTGTCGGCGGGGGCGGTCATGTGCTGTACCTGCTCGCGCTGGACGGCACGAAGGGGAACGCCGGGCTGACGATCGGTGAACTCGCCTGGTTGATGCAGCGGCTCGGCGCGCGGGACGCGGTGAACCTGGACGGCGGCGGCTCCTCGACGCTGGTCCTGCGCGACCCCGGGAGCGGCACGGCAACCGTACGCAACCACCCTTCGGGCGGCGCGGAGCGGCCGGTGCCCAACGGGATCGGAGTCTTCGCACGGCAACCTTGA
- a CDS encoding ABC transporter permease codes for MTGRRALLAVPVLLAVTFGVFAIAAASPFDPVKAYAGAAGLTASQENLDQIRHNLGVDQPLLARWWDWLTGALTGDLGDSASLRAPVSQVIGERLGWSVLLCALAFVVAVLLGTVLGVLAARWRGGMFDRTVTGAAYALEAAPPFWLGLLAVWLFALKLGVLPAGGLTDTGSSTATAGQIARHVLLPALVLAVSQLPWFVLYVRQGVGDALAEDPVRGARSRGLRERTVLLQHALRSGLLPVLTLIGSRVPELITGALLVETVFSWPGIAAATVQAATSVDFPLLAALTVLATAAVLVGNLLSDLLYGLADPRVAFDG; via the coding sequence ATGACCGGTCGGCGGGCGCTGCTCGCCGTGCCGGTCCTCCTCGCCGTCACCTTCGGGGTGTTCGCCATCGCCGCCGCCTCGCCGTTCGACCCGGTCAAGGCGTACGCCGGGGCCGCGGGCCTGACCGCGTCCCAGGAGAACCTCGACCAGATCCGCCACAACCTCGGCGTGGACCAGCCGCTCCTCGCCCGCTGGTGGGACTGGCTGACCGGCGCCCTCACCGGGGACCTCGGCGACTCCGCTTCGCTGCGCGCCCCGGTCTCCCAGGTCATCGGCGAACGCCTCGGCTGGTCCGTACTGCTGTGCGCGCTGGCCTTCGTGGTCGCCGTCCTGCTCGGCACCGTACTGGGCGTGCTCGCCGCCCGATGGCGCGGCGGCATGTTCGACCGCACCGTGACCGGCGCCGCGTACGCACTGGAGGCGGCGCCGCCCTTCTGGCTCGGCCTGCTCGCCGTCTGGTTGTTCGCGCTCAAGCTCGGCGTGCTGCCGGCCGGCGGCCTCACCGACACGGGAAGCAGCACCGCCACCGCGGGCCAGATCGCCCGTCATGTGCTCCTGCCCGCCCTCGTGCTGGCCGTCTCGCAGCTCCCGTGGTTCGTGCTGTACGTCCGGCAGGGCGTCGGCGACGCGCTCGCCGAGGACCCGGTGCGCGGCGCACGCTCCCGGGGCCTGCGCGAGCGCACGGTCCTGCTCCAGCACGCACTGCGCAGCGGCCTGCTGCCGGTGCTCACCCTGATCGGCTCCCGGGTGCCCGAACTGATCACCGGCGCACTGCTGGTGGAGACCGTCTTCAGCTGGCCGGGCATCGCCGCGGCCACCGTCCAGGCCGCCACCAGCGTCGACTTCCCGCTGCTGGCCGCCCTGACGGTACTGGCCACGGCCGCGGTGCTGGTCGGCAACCTGCTCTCGGACCTGCTGTACGGACTCGCCGACCCGAGGGTGGCGTTCGATGGCTGA